The following nucleotide sequence is from Streptomyces sp. HUAS CB01.
CCCAGACACTTGCAGGCCGCTATCCGGTCCAGTTGTCCGGAGGCCAGCAGCAGCGCGTCGGCGTCGCCCGTGCCCTGGCAGCGGACCCGCCGGTCATGCTCATGGACGAACCGTTCAGCGCCGTGGATCCCGTCGTCCGCGAGCAGCTCCAGAACGAGTTCCTTCGCATCCAGGCCGAACTGAGCAAGACGATCATCTTTGTCACGCACGACATCGACGAAGCCATCAAACTCGGCGACAAGATCGCGGTCATGCGGGTCGGCGGCACTCTCGCGCAGTTCTCCCCGCCCGCCGAACTGCTGTCGCGTCCCAGGGACGAGTTCGTCGCCGGTTTCGTGGGCCGCGACCGCGGCTACCGCGCCCTTTCCTTCGCCAGCACAGGACCGCTTCCCCTTGCCGAAGAGCCCACCGTGCGCCTGGGAGACCCGCTGTCGGCTGCGCGTGAACGTGAGAAGGACGGGTGGATTCTGGTCGTCGGCCAGGACGACGCCCCCCTCGGGTGGCTGGCAGCGGGTGGGCTCACCGACGAGCAGGCCAAGGGCTCCGCGGGAACCGATCTCCTCAACCTCGGGGGGACACTGGCCACGAAGGCCGGGACCCTGCGCGAAGCACTGGATGCAGCCCTGTCCTCTCCCAGTGGCCGCGGTGTGATCGTCCACGAGGACGGGCGATTTGCAGGTACCGTCACCGCCTCTCAGGTGCTGGCCCGAATCGAGACTCGTGCAACCCGCCTACGGGAAGGGGCGATCAGGTCCGCAACAGGGGTCTGTTCATGAACGAGCTGTGGACCTACCTGGAAGCCAACTGGACCCAGATCCGGGGCTGGACGCTGACCACCCTGTGGCTGGCAGCCGTACCGGTCGTGGCCGGCCTCGTGCTTGCTCTGCCCTGCGGATGGCTCGCCCACCGCTATCGGTGGGCCCACGGTCCCTTCGTCTCCGCCATGAGCATCGTGTACACGGTCCCGTCCCTGGTCATGTTCCTTGTCCTGCCCGAACTGCTGGGCACCAAGATCCTTGATCCTGTCAACGTCGTCGCCGCACTGACGCTGTACACCTTCGCGCTGCTGGTGCGGACCGTGGCCGACGGGCTGGCCTCAGTGCCCGCACACACCCTGGCAACGGCCGCGGCGATGGGGCACACGGCAAGGCAGCGGCTGCTCTCCGTGCAACTGCCCCTGGCCGTACCGGTGATCGGGGCCGGGGTGCGGGTGGCTGCCGTATCCAACGCCAGCCTCGTCTCGGTCGCATCGGTGGTCGGAACCTCCCAGCTGGGCCAGTTGTTCATCGCAGGAAACAACGTCGGTTCGCTCGCCCCGATCATTCTCGGGCTGGTCTTCTTCGTGACCATCGCCCTGGCCTTCGACCTGATCATCGTCATCACCACCCGGCTTCTCACTCCCTGGCACAGGGCAGTAGCCTCATGAAACTCGCAGCAGACAACGGCCTTCCAGGCCTCGGCCGGGTGGTGATCTGGTTCAACGACCCCGGTAACTGGTGGGGGTCAACCGGGCTGCTGGCGCACGTACGTGAGCATCTCGTCTACACATTCGTCGTGGTGTGCACGGCCGCTCTTATCGCCGTACCTGTCGGTCTGGTCATCGGCCACACCGGACGTGGAACCACCCTGATCGCCGGCACCTCCAACGCCTTTCGCGCCGTGCCCGCCCTCGGACTCCTCATCTTCCTCATCGTCGTGCTCTCACCGCGCATCCACATCCGGCAAGGGCTGGGCAGCACGATCCCGGCGGGCAGCGTCCCCTACCTCATTCCCGCGCTGCTGGTCCTGGTCATCCTGGCCATTCCGCCTATCCTGACCAGCACGTACGCCGGAGTGCAGTCACTGGAGCCGGCGGCCCGCGAGGCCGCCGCAGGAACCGGTATGACTCCCCTTCAGGTGATTCTCAAGG
It contains:
- a CDS encoding ABC transporter permease, which gives rise to MKLAADNGLPGLGRVVIWFNDPGNWWGSTGLLAHVREHLVYTFVVVCTAALIAVPVGLVIGHTGRGTTLIAGTSNAFRAVPALGLLIFLIVVLSPRIHIRQGLGSTIPAGSVPYLIPALLVLVILAIPPILTSTYAGVQSLEPAAREAAAGTGMTPLQVILKVEMPCSLPLIMSGLRSASLQVIATLTVAAYAPLVGGLGRLIVDGHQNLRDLRYGYPAMVAGGVSVAVLALAVDALLNLAQRLLTSPGIALSGTRQRTNPMNSQNPVQNAG
- a CDS encoding ABC transporter ATP-binding protein; the encoded protein is MIRFDSVTKGYPDGTLAVDNLSLDAPSGQISVLVGPSGCGKTTSLRMVNRMIEPTSGRVLLDGRDTASIESAELRRGIGYVIQQAGLFPHKTVLDNIATVPLLLGRSKREARNRAAELLELVGLPQTLAGRYPVQLSGGQQQRVGVARALAADPPVMLMDEPFSAVDPVVREQLQNEFLRIQAELSKTIIFVTHDIDEAIKLGDKIAVMRVGGTLAQFSPPAELLSRPRDEFVAGFVGRDRGYRALSFASTGPLPLAEEPTVRLGDPLSAAREREKDGWILVVGQDDAPLGWLAAGGLTDEQAKGSAGTDLLNLGGTLATKAGTLREALDAALSSPSGRGVIVHEDGRFAGTVTASQVLARIETRATRLREGAIRSATGVCS
- a CDS encoding ABC transporter permease, with protein sequence MNELWTYLEANWTQIRGWTLTTLWLAAVPVVAGLVLALPCGWLAHRYRWAHGPFVSAMSIVYTVPSLVMFLVLPELLGTKILDPVNVVAALTLYTFALLVRTVADGLASVPAHTLATAAAMGHTARQRLLSVQLPLAVPVIGAGVRVAAVSNASLVSVASVVGTSQLGQLFIAGNNVGSLAPIILGLVFFVTIALAFDLIIVITTRLLTPWHRAVAS